A stretch of Dermochelys coriacea isolate rDerCor1 chromosome 6, rDerCor1.pri.v4, whole genome shotgun sequence DNA encodes these proteins:
- the LIN7C gene encoding protein lin-7 homolog C, giving the protein MAALGEPVRLERDICRAIELLEKLQRSGEVPPQKLQALQRVLQSEFCNAVREVYEHVYETVDISSSPEVRANATAKATVAAFAASEGHSHPRVVELPKTEEGLGFNIMGGKEQNSPIYISRIIPGGIADRHGGLKRGDQLLSVNGVSVEGEHHEKAVELLKAAQGKVKLVVRYTQRSWRDGVTI; this is encoded by the exons ACATCTGCAGAGCTATTGAGTTGCTGGAAAAATTGCAGAGGAGTGGAGAAGTACCACCACAAAAACTGCAGGCTTTGCAAAGGGTCCTTCAAAGTGAGTTCTGTAATGCTGTGAGGGAG GTATATGAGCACGTATATGAAACTGTGGACATCAGCAGTAGCCCAGAAGTGAGAGCTAATGCTACAGCAAAG GCCACAGTTGCTGCATTTGCTGCCAGTGAAGGTCATTCACATCCCAGAGTTGTTGAACTGCCAAAAACAGAAGAAGGTCTTGGATTCAACATTATGGGAGGCAAAGAGCAAAACTCTCCGATCTATATCTCTCGAATTATCCCAGGCGGTATAGCTGATAGACATGGGGGACTGAAACGTGGAGACCAGCTGCTTTCTGTAAACGGAGTG AGCGTTGAAGGAGAACACCATGAAAAAGCAGTAGAACTGCTGAAAGCAGCTCAAGGAAAGGTTAAGTTAGTTGTACGTTACACCCAAAGGTCCTGGAGAGATGGAGTCACGATTTGA